A DNA window from Camelina sativa cultivar DH55 chromosome 17, Cs, whole genome shotgun sequence contains the following coding sequences:
- the LOC104756459 gene encoding uncharacterized protein LOC104756459, producing the protein MGPMIRTEEEEDCTIPPWLMPMLRGSYFVPCSIHIDSNKNECNLFCLDCAGNAFCSYCSVKHKDHRVVQIRRSSYHNVVRVNEIQKFIDISCVQTYIINSAKIVFLNERPQPRIGKGVTNTCEICCRSLLDSFRFCSLGCKLGGMKRGDTTLTFSLKGKHGREYQGGSESDEATTPTKMRKTNAFNRLMSGLSISTVRFDDYGPGGGDQRSSSSGDEGGFSFSPGTPPIYNHRNSSRRKGVPHRAPF; encoded by the exons ATG GGACCGATGATAAgaacagaagaggaagaagactgtACGATTCCACCGTGGCTAATGCCAATGCTAAGAGGGAGCTACTTCGTCCCCTGTTCGATCCACATCGattcaaacaaaaacgaatGTAACTTGTTCTGTCTTGATTGTGCTGGAAATGCCTTTTGCTCTTACTGttcagtcaaacataaagaccATCGTGTTGTTCAG ATACGAAGATCTTCGTACCATAACGTGGTGAGAGTGAATGAGATACAGAAGTTTATAGACATCTCTTGCGTTCAGACATATATCATCAACAGCGCAAAGATTGTGTTCCTCAATGAAAGACCTCAGCCTAGAATCGGCAAAGGTGTTACAAACACTTGTGAAATCTGTTGCAGAAGCCTTCTTGATTCTTTCCGTTTCTGCTCTCTCGGCTGCAag CTTGGAGGGATGAAGAGGGGAGATACAACTCTAACCTTCTCTTTGAAAGGGAAGCATGGTAGAGAGTACCAAGGTGGTTCAGAATCAGATGAAGCTACAACACCAACTAAGATGCGCAAGACCAATGCTTTCAACCGTCTGATGAGTGGTCTGTCGATCTCAACCGTTAGATTTGATGACTACGGTCCAGGTGGTGGTGATCAAAGGTCTTCAAGCTCTGGTGATGAAGGTGGTTTTAGTTTCTCTCCGGGAACACCTCCGATCTATAATCACCGGAACTCAAGCAGACGAAAGGGTGTCCCTCACCGTGCTCCGTTCTAg